A stretch of the Hippoglossus hippoglossus isolate fHipHip1 chromosome 1, fHipHip1.pri, whole genome shotgun sequence genome encodes the following:
- the LOC117759721 gene encoding uncharacterized protein LOC117759721: MFQHNYCLAKEKPKEPDPLLIKKEKREEARLNRLKRLQKSRITLGVAYPKWKSLLRDKCFKSHADVAFFLLDSYERDVAPLTPMSERPGQVTAPALCGLGASSWTYRGEHLNVKAEATGAQSLEQSDCDSIDYKHPLMNSPHEAEWGTLAAPSIQSSENGKEQETEDAACERPESQDEQTSTEQSENDDLEEDEDEEFSTSLSVGDGRYLVDLGSPSELIVDEACILQLFRSCRECSRQCKVTKYAKGLKIIVFQECRFCQSSFEWTNLPDDDEKHDDDDDDDDEEDDNKDHSDWQINGNDTAHEQANTAPSPRRCCV; encoded by the exons ATGTTTCAACACAATTATTGTTTAGcaaaagaaaaacccaaagAGCCTGATCCCTTGCTGATAAAGAAGGAGAAACGCGAAGAGGCAAGACTGAATCGGCTCAAGCGACTCCAGAAATCAAGGATAACTCTGGGCGTGGCCTATCCCAAATGGAAGTCGCTGCTGAGGGATAAATGTTTTAAGAGCCACGCTGACGTTGCCTTTTTTCTTCTGGACAG CTATGAGAGAGACGTTGCACCACTGACTCCCATGAGTGAGAGACCTGGTCAGGTCAcagctccagctctgtgtgGCCTCGGTGCTTCGAGTTGGACGTACAG AGGTGAACATCTGAATGTCAAAGCAGAAGCCACAGGAGCTCAGAGCCTTGAACAAAG tGATTGTGATAGTATCGATTATAAACACCCACTCATGAATTCACCACACGAAGCTGAGTGGGGGACTCTTGCTGCTCCTTCTATCCAGTCGTCTGAAAATGGAAAG GAGCAAGAGACAGAAGATGCAGCTTGTGAAAGACCGGAGAGTCAAGATGAGCAGACGTCAACCGAACAGTCAGAAAATGACG ATTTggaagaagatgaggatgaagaattCAGCACCTCTTTAAGTGTGGGAGACGGCCGTTACCTGGTGGACTTAGGGAG CCCGTCAGAGTTAATCGTGGATGAAGCGTGCATCCTCCAGCTGTTCAGGTCGTGTCGGGAATGCAGCAGACAATGTAAAGTTACTAAATATGCTAAAGGACTGAAGATCATCGTTTTCCAGGAGTGTCGTTTCTGTCAAAGCAGCTTCGAATGGACTAACCTGCCGGACGATGATGAGAAACatgatgacgacgacgacgatgatgacgaAGAGGACGACAACAAAGACCATAGTGATTGGCAGATCAATGGTAACGATACAGCCCACGAACAGGCAAACACAGCACCATCGCCGAGGAGGtgttgtgtctga